AGGTCTTGTCTTCGAAACGGTTGCATTGAACATAATACCGTTTCCATGAACGTTGCTCAATTTCTTGTGTCCTTGCAGTTGGAAATGTATGGAGATGTAAACAGATACAACCTCAACTAATACAATCACGATGACTGGTGAAGCGCCCTTAGCCATACCTCCACCTACGCCTGGAGATTAGTTGGTCAATGCTAATAGCAGCCTGAGTGTTCTTTTTGTTTATTAGTTGATTACAGGGATAACatattgcatgttttgagtatttataagaaaatGGAGATGCAGAAGTTTACTGATATTGGTGGGGAACGAAATCATGATTGCCAAGGAATTAGGTAGATTCAACAATTATTACCATAGTCCTAAAAACAGAAATAAAAGGCTAATCTGTTTTTGTGTTtgtattttattctattttggTTTTCAGACATAATGTTTCATTATTTCTGGCGGTAACATACTATAGCCAACTGAAACTTTAATCCTTACCCAAAAAGGATGATTTGTTTGTTGAATTGCTTTGAGTGTATAATGCAAATGGACAAAAAACTATTTCAGGCCAATGGACATCTTTGGGGTTAATGAAGAACTGCGATTGGATAAAACCAGTTCGGGCTAACGGACATCTTTGGCGATAATGACCCTGAAACTGCCGCTACATAAAAACATGCTTGATATTCAGAACATGATTTACGTCCTGCGGCTTTCCTTCTTGGTCGGTGATCACAAATTACAACTGTAAGTAGGCACAGAAACAATAAtgaatattttttgtttttagattTTGAATCTTAAACTTAACTGCCTTCATTATAATGCAGTAATTTGATAGCCAATAACTCCACATTATTAGATTCTAACAGCAGATGAATGCAAGAAATAATTTATATAGTTAGATTATGTGATTATAAAGTGAGTGAGAGgatatttatatactttttggAGTAGCAATAATGATTGAATCCGTTAGCTGCTGTTTAATTTTCCGTATACACTTGTGTTATAGTAGTATTTGGCCAAGACAGCTGCTAAGGCCTGACTAATGGATGTTAACAGATATACATTTATGCTTACATGAGCTTGAGAGACAGTCAGAGATACTGCAGAGTGCAGACAAGCATGAGAAATTTCTAAATTtatgatgaaatttaaaatttttctacaaatgaGGCTTTTTGAGTGCAGCATTCTATTTAAGTGATAGCACACAGAATTTCTGATTTtgcaaaaatctaaaaaaagaaaaaaattgcttCAGACCTCGCATTTAACATATGCGAGATTTGAAACCTTTTagttttttaatattaataaattcaagctcatcattattttttttataaattcaaGCAAATtgtgtttgtttttcttttgattgtgGGTTTTGCTTTTTATTTCAGGAGAATGAATTTTTAGGTTATTATCCATTGATCTTGAATTTCACATACTGAGTACTAATATGACCTAATCCTATAATAGAATTCATGTCTGTTGTAAATCCTTTTTAAATTCAACCACTTCCCAAGCTATCTAAGTATGTTTATTCAACAAAAACAGATTAGCCTTTTATTTCTGTTTTTAGGACTAAGGTAACAATTGTTGAATCTACCTAATTCTTTGGCAATCATGATTTCGTTCCCCACCAATATCAGTAAACTTCTGTATCTCCattttcttataaatactcaaaacatgcaatatGTTATCCCTGTAACCAACTAATAAACAAAAAGAACACTCAGGCTGCTATTAGCATTGACCAACTAATCTCCAGGCGTAGGTAGGGAGGTATGGCTAAGGGCGCTTCACCAGTCATCGTGATTGTATTGGTTACGGTTGTATCTGTTTACATCTCCATACATTTCCAGCTGCAAGGACACAAGAAATTGAGCAACGTTCATGGAAACGGTATTATGTTTAATGCAACCGTCTCGAAGACAAGACATGGAGCATATAGAAGGATAATGGATGCCATTGCATCATTACCCATTCAGAGTCAATCCAGGTACTTCATTCATGTGGAGGCCGATATATATGTGGAGATTGTGGAAGTGTGGGCAAATAAGACGAACATAGCTTTGATTGGAGATGGTGCAAATGTAACCAAAATCACAATAAACAGGAGAGTCCCAGAGTTCCAAACAAACGAAACTGCCACTCTTTGTAAGGACTTCTGACTGCAATTTATAATTAACATATATGCTTTAGTAGGATCACAACATTTCAGTTTTAATGAAAAGGTGTGTACTAAAAAGTAGGGTATGAAAAACAGGGGACATCaagttttcctttcttctttcttcactACACTATAGCACTTTGCCGAATGTTGTAGTCCATTGAAGCTTTCCTTTTAATGCAGCAAAGAAGCCTTCTAGTAGGTTTCAACAAGTCTATTCCAATTATTTAGTTGATCAGCCTTTGTGTTTACGGAAAATTTCTATTATCTATGTTATTGAGTCCATGTGCAATATGGTACTAAAATCAGATATGAAGCGGCTGTATCTTAGTTTTACATAAAGGCCTAGTTGCCTATATCCATTTCAAGCACAAGATTTCAACAATATCAAACATGCACACTTTGTATCTCTACTATTTCTAGCTCTACAAAGTTACAGTGGCTTTCGAATTTCAATACTTCAATTCTTCAAGCTCATTTGCTTCTTGCAGCAATCTATACTCTTTGGAGTACTACTACAATTTAACACATCACCCTGCATTATTAAGATTATTTAATTCATACATTCCACTCAGTACAATATCTAAATTTAACAACATACTGGATGATGGAATTACTCTcccatcataaaaagtgctgaCATCTTTGCAGAAAGCTTACTTCTTTGGCACTAATACTATCAACTCTATCAGTAGAAAGAATATTCAAAGATTGTATATCCACAGAGATTCTCAGATTGCATAGTTTTGGAAGATGAAGATTTAGAAGTTCATTTTGGTTCTGCAATGGCACAAATATTGCATACAGGATTTAAATTTTCAGCAAGCATTATTTACtatctcttttcctttctttttctttttcataaactttatcttttCTTTATCTATTTCATAGCATATGAAGCTTATTAAAATGCCATTACATTTCATTGTTTGCAGCTGTTAAAGGTGATCGTTTCATGGCTAAGTACATAACTTTCGAAAACTCAGCAGGAGAAGGCACTCAAGCTGTTGCCCTAATGTCCCTGTCTGACGGATCATCATTTTACAGATGTACATTTTTAGGGTTCCATGACACGCTCTGTGCACACTTTGGCAGGCAATTCTATAAGGAGTGTGACATCTATGGCACTGTTGATTTTGTGTTTGGCAATGCTGCGGCAGTTTTTCAAACCTGCAACTTATATGCACGGTTGCCTAACCGTGTTATTACTTTCACTGCACAGGGAAAAAAGTCACGCTATGAGAGGAGTGGATTTGTCATTCAAAATTCCACTTTGACAGCAGCCCCAGATTTGCAGTCCAACAAATCTCAGGTTCACGCTTTTCTTGGGAGACCATGGTTTGCATGGTCGACCGTGATTGTGATGCAATCATTCTTGGATAGCATCATAGATCCAGCTGGGTGGTATGAGTGGCCAGGCCATCGCACAGATGAGCTAACCTACAGGGAATATGGTAATTGGGGTCCTGGTGCAGGCACAGGGAGACGAATTTCATGGGCGGGATATAAAGCATTAAATCAGTCCAAGGAAGTTATTCCTTTCACGGTTTCTAAGTTTATTCAGGGGGATTCTTGGATTCCAGAGTCTGGAATCCCTTACACCAGCGGTTTATATTAGTATGAGCCTATGAGGCCATATCTTCAAAATCCCTTATACCAGCAGTTTATTTTAGTACGAGGCCATTATATGGTGTTTCTGTGATATGTTCACTACTTTACTACAAATTGAGTGTGACATTGCTAGACTGTGAATGAAGAAAAGGTATTTGCGATATGTTCACTACTTTACTAGAAATTGAGTATGGCGTCCAGCAACCGCCACAAGcctatgggactgacccacaaGCACTCCAAAAAGACCACTTTAAGTTCCTTGAATAAAATTTAAGAAAAGGTACTTATGTAAGTTGAGAATCAAACTTTCTTCCTATTTATCAGCcatattttcttcttcttctttgactAGTATGGTTACAAAAGCAGAACTCTTTTCAAACTTTGAGACTTCTCGAAAGATTTTGAGAGTATGTCCAAAAGAAGTTGCTTTGCTAAAAGATAAAAGTGCatgaaattggaaaaaaaaaaattagaagcaTTGCAATCTTTTCTCTCTACAGTAGATGGCATGGCCCATAGATTCAGTTGGATTGAAGCTTTGTTGCTGGTTTAGCAGCAAATTGACCCAGCTAACAACAAAATTTTGGAGGCTTCAAGTTCTAATCAGCTAAAAGTGATAATAACTGGTTTCCCTTCCCCACCCTTTTCTCTACCAATTTCTCCACTAATTTTCCAACCATAAGCTGGTTGAAAGGATATTTTCATCCTTCGAAGCTAAGAATAAAACTAAAGGATGATTTgacaaaaaagaataattttggTCTAAAAGAGTCTATCCGCGGTGATTCCTAGAGTCTAACAATGGTCAAAGTTCTCTGCACGTTCAGTGGTTTCTCTTATTAGGCCTTAAACATTTTGGTCTTTCCTTTGTCACTTAAAATTTCCAGAATGTCGGTCATTTTGGGCTTCTTTTCATTATCTACAATATCAGGTAAGTTGTTCAAGCATTCTTATGGGGAAAGGGAAAGTTCCTAAAAGTTCTAAAGTTCTACAACTAGTTACTTTTCCTATTTAGAATATGGAAATAGGAGTTTTAGGTACCTTTTTACTTTATGAATACTTGTGTTTCTATGTCATTCTTTGCAGAGAATTTGATGAATGAAGATTTAGTTTTGGTCTATTAGTTgtgttcttcttctttctcttagCTTCTCTACTTCTTTCCCTCTTTTCTTACCACATCACTGTCCAGGATAATGTTCACAGCACCAAAACAATCTCAAGGCCCTTGTTCTTCTGCTCACACAAGTAGGCAAGATCTCACCCATCTTGTCCCACATCAATTTTAGAGATACACCGTTTGGCGGTGCTCTGTGCCAAGTTTTGTGATATTTTGTGCTATTAATGATTTACATTTAGATATATAACTACAAATTTGGCTTGCACCTCCAGTTTACATTTAGATGGTTGGCATTCCTCGAATTTGTAATTCTGGAGTTTACAATTAGTTTTGTTTGACATGTGTGTTCATATCATAAGCACTTAAATCACACTCCTTATCAACATCAAGTGAAAATTATAAATAGCATCAGCGGCAGCAGatatcaaaagaaaacaatgtaCACCAGAAACCCAGCATTACTGCTGATAGTCTTTCGGATGCGTGAACtgacaaaataaagaaaaggaaaagaaagatccCGGTTGCTGAACAGCAATACAAAGTAACCAAAGAAAACAACGTAACAAATCTTACTTACTGCTGTTCAGGAATGCATTAGTTAGTACTTCATTTCTTATGATGAATCAAATGACATACATGTTTTAGCTGAATATGATGGGCAATTTCAGTGGGATATGTTGAATAGAGCAAGAGTAAttagaaaacaagaaaattcagATTTTGTACACAGTTTCTCAAAGCAGGCCAAAAAGCCACTTTTCATAGATTAAAATGAACACCTATTGTCAAGTCTAGACTAAATTCCAGCCAGTGAAGAAGTTAAGCATCTTTTGGCAAGTTGCATGATCTAACTCAAGGAATGCACAAGGCACACTACATTGAATAAAAAATGACATGTATGTTCAAGTAATATGCATGTAAACCTATGTAAGACATGACGATAATTATTTAAACAAAAAGCTCATGGAGAACAAGTTAATTAGATTTTCTCCAAGCATAATTTCACTCGTAAGGCGTAGCATATGAGTTTTTAATTTAAGTGGGCCAAATTGATTAATTCAACTGAATTTCCTGCTGTCAATGTATATAGTCATTGAACACTTAAcatgaaagatttaagacctcaTTGATACCTCAAGTCAGAAAGTTATCAAGTGAACAAGGAACAGAAAAGAAAGCATGGCATAAACACATAACCCCAAGAACAATTACCCAAAAAAGCATGAATTCAACAGTTATCCCAATCATTAAACAGCAAACTTAGAATAGAGCCACTCAAGAAACATGACTACTAAGCAATTTTACAGGTTATGCAGGAAACATATTTGCATCCTTTGGAGCTACTACTTGCTCTAAAATCATGTAAAAAAGGATGTCCATAGTCCATGTGACATAAAGAAAACAATGTAAGAAAACCGTTAATATACAACAGGAGCCACTCTCAAACTGTAACCAGATTAAGCAAGCAATCTGAAGTAATCCACATCTTTCGTGAATTATAACTGCAACAGTGGCTCAAGAAAAATCCCAACTTTTATTCAATCATTTTGTAATAGGCACTCAGAAACTATGACCACGAGACACAGCTTTGCAGGTACACTTGCACATAACTAATTGATCACATTAATATCCAAAACTTGATCAAGCAAAACAACTGAAATAACAGGTATCTTTAATCCTTTAGTATACTAGGTGGCATTAGTTAGCCAAAATCAATAGTTACACACCCAAATCACTACTTTGTAGCTAATGAAGAAACAGATTTGAGAGCAAGTGAAACCAACATTCAAGTTAATTTCCAAAAGAAGAACATTTTGAGACAAATGACAAACAATTCTACTAGATATGATTTAAACCTCATAATGTAGTCAATATACAAAACATGCATAGCTTAGATTAGATGCTTGTGCAAAATCCGTGCTTAAAAAGGTCCAATTATACAACAATTTACCAAAGCGGAAAACCAACATACTATTTATTATACAATTCAGCTCATAATGCCTTTGTTTAGTTTCCATTGGAAATGATCTTTCATTtgtaagaattttttttctttgacaaatgCGGAAAGCTTGATGCAGAACAGCTTAGCATTAAAAAATGACTACGATAAGAAAAATAACTGCTACTTAAAGTTGATTAGGTATAGCTAGATCTCGTTATTGTTTCCAAAATCCCTCTTTGTGGTTTTTAATAAGGGAAGagaagaacaagaagaagaaaaggatcaAGTAGCTTACCTCATCCATCAACACTAAAAGCAGCATCCCATAGTAGTCCTGCACATGCCACAGCAGCAAATCTACTTTAAGAACCTCCTGCAATCCTTTCTGTTCATGGTTCAGCAACCAAAATATAAAGGTTGCAAGTGGACCAAGAATCAATCCTTTCACGGGTTTAGCAACCGTTTCATCATTTTGCATGCATATATGGACTGACTATCTTCACAAGTTCAGCCTTGCAATCACTATATTTGCCTTTCCTTCTGGCTAGGTGGACACTCCAAGCCACCAACTCATATGCACATAAAAAACAGAAGAGTTTGGCTTAATTAAATAATATTACAAGCCAAAGCATTAGGTTGCACTTTGTATGTCCTCAATCAAACCAACATAATGGaaacaagaaaaaacaaagaaaacataaaTTAGGGTATAGCAAAATTCCAAACTAAAAAGGACTTGACCAAATAAGTAGATCAtctaccaaaaataaaaaaaaaaaactgaatgcAGATTTATACATGCAACCAAATTGATCACAGCCCCACAGCCATTCTCTTGCCTTTTTGATTACAAAACATATGGCCAGCTCCTTCCACTTATGCTAAACTCCTTTCCCTCCCTTGTACCAAAGAAGTAACAAGAATATTCCAAAAACCATGAAACCATTTTTAAGCacccaaaattttattttattttattttatttggtatTTCCCAtgtaaaaaattgaagaacaaagaGCTAGCAATGAAAGAAGTTGTGAACAGTCGTATTCCATTTCTCAGTCCCTTCCAAATAGGTAACAAACACCATTTGCATCTAGGAAGGGGTTCTCAAGTTTATTTCTCTTGATACACAATGTTGttgtaaaaggaaaaataaaaaataggcAAGGGTCTGCGCAATAATTCTTTGGTAGATGACTCGGAGAACACAATATCACTTCCTGTGTGCTTAGAAATTCTAGGATGAATGCTTTGATTAATAATTAAAAGTATGTGAACCACGTAAATAAGATAGAGATGATCTTAATGGAATATGACAAACTATTATGACGCTTTCTACTCTGTCGAGGCTTAGGCTGGTGTTTAGAAAAGGAACATCTTCTCAAATTGACTGGCCATAAAGAAACCAATCACATGGAATTTCACTCTGATTGTAAGAGGGCCTCGGCCATAGTGCTGAAAAAGATGGGATATCAATGCTACAAGTTTCCATTTTCAGCTCACAATCATCTTATGAGCACATTAAAGAAACCAATCAGATGGATTTTTGTTCTGGTTGTAAGGTAAAGGGCTGAAAAAGAAGGGATATTAAAGCTCAAAGTATTGATTTTTCAGGTTAAATCATCTTGAGATCACCTTAAAACAGCTGTGACCAAATTCTCTTAGCTGCGTCAGTGGTGAAAGAATATTGTTCCTCGTCATAACTGCCACAAAATTGGTCAGCATTTGGACCTTTATTAGCTCGTAATGTAGGCTTGGAGTAGGTTTAAGCAAAGAATAAGATAGTAAAGGcccaaaagataaaaaatcattttttttttttaaggattaGAACCTGTGACCACTTCTGCATAGTGAGCCTCTTCTCaatctctctctatttttttgtcctttttggGAACTAAACTATTGATATTTGAGCTTCTCTCAATCCTCCTtgctttccttctttctttcctttcgttttccttctttcttttgtttttcttttttgagaagtaaacatCTGAAACTCGAGCATTGGAACTCAACATTCTTGTAATCCTTGATTTCATAAAAAATCACAATTAAAGTACTCTAACTTCCATGAAATAACTCTCAAAAAATTAACCCCAGTGTGGGGTGTGATCAGCAGGGGTTTTAACGTGAAATGAATTATCAAGTCTAaaggctcaaaggggacaacaAAGGCCACTGTGTTTAAGTAGGGAATCAAAGGCCAAACATCATCCTATTTTGTGGCAATTGAGATCGGGAACATCGATAAATTCAGCTACAGAGCTACTAAAACTTAATTTAGTAGCAAAAACATCTTAGTACTCTGTGAAACATGAAAAACAGAACTTTCATGTTTcaagtttttattttctaggtGGGGACGATCATCAAGAGGTTTACAGAATGAACATAATTCATAGGCCCAAGGAGTTTGACAAGGTATAAACTGTATATGGGTAGCAAAAACATGGCCATCATCACATTGGTTTCTATTAAGTCAGCTCCTAAGATGATTGACTAGAGGCGGAGTTGCTAATTTCGTATGTAGTCATACAGCAAAAAGAACTTGAATATGAGAGCTAAGGATAGAGTATTCGgacatttcttttttcaaattttgcaaCCAAATTTCAGTAGTTCAGTTTGCCGtgttcaaccaaaatcatctttACATTTCTTTAAAAGTATAGTTCAACTTTGATCTCAATGTGAGTCCAAAGATGAATTTATACTTCAATTATTAACATAAGCATTCCTCCAGGAAACTCAAAAAAGTGTGCAATGAAGATGAAACATCCAAAAGTGTTTGAAAgctattttcaaatttcaacaaGACAGAAACTCATGGAATTGGCTAATGATGACTTTTGAGCACAGTAATGGATTTAGATAGGGCTTTTATATCATAAAGGAAGGAAGAAGTTGAGCACaagaaaaaaggagagagagtaGGGAAAGAAGAATGAGAAGACAGAATAAGGAGATGAGGGAGTTGAATATAAGGACACGTACAGAGGCACAAACTATACGTTTCAAAAGCCATTTGATTTGCAAAGTTCAATAAAATCTAATGGAATAAA
This portion of the Coffea arabica cultivar ET-39 chromosome 2e, Coffea Arabica ET-39 HiFi, whole genome shotgun sequence genome encodes:
- the LOC113732498 gene encoding pectinesterase-like → MAKGASPVIVIVLVTVVSVYISIHFQLQGHKKLSNVHGNGIMFNATVSKTRHGAYRRIMDAIASLPIQSQSRYFIHVEADIYVEIVEVWANKTNIALIGDGANVTKITINRRVPEFQTNETATLSVKGDRFMAKYITFENSAGEGTQAVALMSLSDGSSFYRCTFLGFHDTLCAHFGRQFYKECDIYGTVDFVFGNAAAVFQTCNLYARLPNRVITFTAQGKKSRYERSGFVIQNSTLTAAPDLQSNKSQVHAFLGRPWFAWSTVIVMQSFLDSIIDPAGWYEWPGHRTDELTYREYGNWGPGAGTGRRISWAGYKALNQSKEVIPFTVSKFIQGDSWIPESGIPYTSGLY